The genomic interval ACTTGATTTGGATCATCCTGTAATTCAAAGGCAGCAAGCAGCAATAGAATCAAGGAAGTGAAGGACCACCAGCTCCTGGAATACAGGTTGGATATGTATGCCTCTCACACTTTAAGATCTACTACCCTCTAGTGGTAATCTTGGATGGTACACTATTTAGTCAAAGAAGTCATTGAATAAAACTCtatggtatgaccatctttaGTGACCTCTGGTGTTGAGATATGATATTACACCAACCTCTGCGAAAAGTTAGTTCATCTGTTAACCAAAAGGTTAAGACTACTTATAAAACCTATATACATTTGCATTTGGTTAGATTGGATTTGGATAGACATACACATCTATGAAAAACTTTCCTAGATAAGTCAGGGTGCTTTCTTCAATTGTTCAGTTATTGACATTTTTAAGATTTCATGCAGGCCTAGTTCAAATGCAAATTGTATAAATACCCCCATATTTAATTATATATCTGACTTGAAACAAGCAGAGTTAATTATGTAATGTTGTGCGAATTATTGGAAACACCTTGACCACTCTCTGAGATGCAAAATAGAGCTGTGAAACATGCTGGATGCGAGCCAACCAGGATGCGGTAACAGCGATATGGGGCATGATGATAAAACATGCAGGCTGAAGTAGAGTAAGATCAATAATTCAGATACAAGTACCAGACTAACACAATTCTAATCAGGATGCCATTAGGTGAGGGGGAAAAAAGGTAATTTGATATCTTAAAACCCTTGATTACCAATTCAATGAATTTTGTCTGTGTGTAATGCATGTTTAGCCTATATGAACCAGTAAATGAACCAGATGTCAGGTAATGAATGGTTATAGCATTATGTGTGATATTAAGCAATTAGactcgagggggtgtggtatatgtccaatatactacagctaagggctgttcttatgacGCAACACAGTGTGCcaggatacagcccttagctgtggtatattgaccatagaCAACAAACCCTAGgaaccttattgctattataaactggttatcaacgtaattagaacagtaaacaagtagTTTTGCGTCATGCACGTtgtatactgtctgatataccacatctttcaaccaatcagcatccagggctCGAATGACCCGGTtatttaacaacaacaaaaatcattaTACATTTATTAAGAATACATTATACGGTAATGGATGGTTGGGTCATAGAAAGGATTCCAAAGACAATTTTTTCCCATGCATCTCATTCTTCCTCTTTTTAATTATAATGGAGTTTACTGCCAAAGCAACAGTGAAGCCAGATGGACAACTAAAGCACCtatagtgtcttcagaaagtattcacaccccttgaatttttccacattttgttgttacagcctgaatttaaaatggattcaacttcttttttttattcactggcctacacacaataccctataatgtcaaagtgaataAAATTAAAACATCTTCTTCAATTGatcaattaattaaaaatgaaaagctgacatgtcttgagtcgataagtattcaactcctttgttatggcaagcctaaataagtttaggagttaaaatgtgtcacataataagttgcatgaactcactcTTTGTGCAATAATTGTGTTTAACATGATGGGTAAAATTAATAGaagcaaacattgaatatccctttgagcattgtgaagttCTTAGTTACTGTACATttaggatggtgtatcaatacacccagtcactacaaagatacaggtcttcttcctaactcagtggccggagaggaaggaaaccggtcaaggatttcaccatgaggccaatggttacAAAGTTAAGGgctgtgatagaaaactgaggatggatcaacaacattgtagttactccacaatacaaacctaaatgacagagagaaaagaaggaaccctgtacagaataaaacatattcctaAACATCcaacctgtttgcaacaaggtttTACAGTAAAATTGCCACAAATGTGGCAAAGCATTTCACTTTTTGTCCTCAATAAAAggtgttacagttgaagtcgtaagtttacatacaccttagccagatacatttaaactcagtttttcacaattcctgacatataataATAggacaaattccctgtcttaggtcagttaggatcatcactttattttaagaatgtgaaatgccatagtagagagaattattttttattattattttttgacccccagtgggtcagaagcttacattCACTGTagcggcgttcgtctgttgaaggagagtcggaccgaaatgcagcgtggtggttactcatgtcttttaatgaagatATAGCGATACACGAAATAacttaaatacaaaaaaacaacaaactaaacatgaaaacctatacagcctgtctggtgctaactaacacaaagacaggaacaatcacccacaaaatacacagtgaaacccaggctatctaaatatggttcccaatcagagacaacgagaatcacctgactctgattgagaaccgcctcaggcagccaagcctatgctagacacacccctaatcagccacaatcccaatgcctacaaaacccccaatacgacaacacaataaccccatgtcacaccctggcctgaacaaataattaaagaaaacacaaaatactaagaccaaggcgtgacattcactcaattagtatttagtagcattgtctttaaattgtctttaaaggcacagtcaacttagtgtatgtaaacttctgaccaactataattgtgatacagtgaattagaagtgaaataatccatctgtaaacaattgttggaaaaatgacttgtgtcatgtacaaagtagatgtcctaaccgacttgccaaaactagtttgttaaaaatggttgaaaaatgagttaatGACTGCAATCTAAgttcatgtaaacttctgatttcaactgaATGTTATGGGAAAATCCAATCcatcacattactgagtaccactcttcagattttcaagcatagtggggGCGTCATCATGTTATTTGTATGTTTGCAATCGTTGAGGACTGGGtagttttcaggataaaaataaataaatcgatggaatggagttaagcacagtctaaatcctagagggaaaccttgttcagtctgctttccaccagacgctgggagattaattcacctttcagcaggtcaataacataaaacacaagtTAAAACCTACACTGGTGTTGCTTACCaagttgacagtgaatgttcctgagtggccaagttacagttttgacttaaatctacttaaatctatggcaagacctgaaaatagttgtttagcaatgatcaacaaccaatttgacagagcttgaatcattTTATTAATGCGCAAATGGAGCACAATCCAGATTTACCCagcaagactcacagctgtaatcattgTCAAATGTTGATCtaaaaagtattgactcaggggtgtgaatacttacactaccgttcaaaagttgagTCACTTAGAAATCGTTTTTTAAAaaagtcaattaaaataacatcagattAATCAGAAATCCACTGTAGAATGTGGCAGTtcagggggtttggtcaagactTTTACACAGATAAGACACGGACGGAGTAGgattagctcggtttcaagggtgtttatttaaataataaatcaaaagGATAGGTCTCCCACATGAGACCGTCTCcgggataccgtcttctgggtaccgtcttgctgtatcctgtcgGGCACAAAAACTGAACTCCCTCCTTTTAGCTCAGGCACTGTCTCCAACTATACCGAAGTCACCTTCCTTCCCCCAATCCCTCTCcttgtgtgctgcccttctggcagctttatgggactcatacagctggtgagcaatcagcccttgatacccaccaaccacaatcagccccaattagtcctggccggagagcccgtcgagacctggcacgtccagcagagggagccatcgCCTCGTGATGTAGACTCCGTCTGCCACCATggcctcgacgagtctccccctggtggctgacctgctgtacgccacaagacattgttaatgctttaaactgagcaagaggacaaatacagttgaggacttatgaggcatctgtttctcaaactagacactctaatgtacttgtcctctttctcagttgtgcaccggggcctcccactccttttactgttctggttagcgccagtttgctctgttctgtgaagggagtagtacacagtgttgtaccagatcttcagtttcttggcaatttctcgcatggaatagccttcatttcaaagaacaagaatagactgacgagtttcagaagaaagttctttgtttctgaccattttgagcctttaatcaaacccacaaatgctgatgctccagatactcaactagactGAAGACGGacagttttattgtttctttaatcagaacaacagttttcagctgtactaacataattacaaaagggttttctaatgatcaattagccttttaaaatgattcacttggattagctaacacaacgtgcgataggaacacaggagtgatggttgctgataatgggcctctgtacgcctatgtagatattccattaaaaaaacagccgtttccagctacaacagttatttacatcattaacaatgtctacactgtatttctgatcaatttgatgttattttaatgggcaaaaatgTTGATTTTCCTTGAATTTGATGTTTCTATTTTTCATTTTCAATGAATTTGCAAACAgttgtaaaaacatgttttcacttggtcattatggggttttgtttgGAGACGGGTGAGAGAAACACTCTATTTAAACCATGTTGTagtcaggctgcaacacaacaaaatgtggaatcagTCTATGGGTATTAATagtttttgaaggcactgtaaaggATATATGTATCAACATTGTCATTTTGAGGTGTAGGAAATGATTACAAAACATATGCATGATTGGAATTTGTCAATAACTTTTAAACTCTCATCTTCCCTTATTGTACTGTAATGATTGCATTACTAAAGAGCAGTCTGCAGGCATGGGTTAGTTATCCTGCCCCTAACGGTGGCCATGTCAACTGTCACAGCGAAATAGTAACTTGTCAAGCAAGTCTTTCACTGCCTTATATAGGGAATCAATACGAGATTTCCTATTCTACAAGCTAAGAGGGTGAATCTCTTTGAGAATAGTTATAGTTATCTAAAGAAAATCTGCTTGCATTCCATGTTGTTAATCAGATCAGATCTAACCACATTGGGAACTGAGGCACAGTGAGTTTTCATTATTGTATCATGAGGAGGTGACAGCCTTAATTGTAATTGTCACAGTAGGTGTCCAGCCCCACGCTCTCCTCCCAGTTCTTAGCCACGCTATTCTTCTTGTTCTTCTCCGCCATGATAATGGCAGCTACCACGGTGATCACCACGGTGACCGTCAGAATGAGCACTGTCACAGTCTCTCCGACACACAGCTCATCATCCACTTCTCCCATGGACCTGCCCTGTAGCTCGGTGGGCTGGCTGCACCTCAGCTCCTGGTAGTCATCCAGGAAGACCCTGTGGATGCTGGACAACTTCCTGAACACCCTCTGCAGGTCGCAATCACAGTGCCAGGGGTTGCCCTCCAACAGGACATGGAGGCTGGGGGTGTGGATGCTCAACAGGGTCCTGTAGCCCAAGGTGCTTAGACGGTTGAGGGCCAGGTCCAGCAGAGTTAGGGAAGACATAGGGGCGAAGACTCCTGGCTCAGTGGAGCTGATCAAGTTCCCCCGAAGGCCCAGCACCTCCAGGGAGCGCAGTGTGGAGAAGAGGCCTGAACCCAGGGAGGTTAGATGGTTCCCCTCCAGGTGGAGCTGGCGCAGGCCAGTCAGGTAACCCAGGGCTCTGGGCTTTACTGTGGAGATTAGGTTGCTGCTCAGGTCCAGCTTCTGGAGGCTATCCAGGCTGTGGAAGGTCCCACTCTCCAGGACGGTGAGATGGTTGTGATCCAGCAGGAGCTCGGTTAGGGATTCAAGGCCCAGGGAGAAGCCAGGCCCCAGGGCAGAAAGGTGGTTACCGCTCAGGTCCAGCCTCCTCAGCccctggagggaggagaaagcTCCGTCATCTACATGGCTGAGGTTGTTCTCTTTTAAAAGGAGCACCCTCAGGCTCCACAGGGTCCCAAATGAACCTGCTTGGACCACTGTCAACAGGTTTCTGGACAGGTCCAGGTACTCTGTGTTGTGGGGGACATTCCTAAGAGGAGTGGTAAGATTCCCACCCGAACAGTTGATATATTTTATATCTGTGAGGCAGCTGCACCCGTCATAGCAAGCAGTCATTTTCTTGAATGTAAAAGTGATAACATACATGATGAATATGAACCAATGGGATGGATCCATCCTGTTcctgaaataaataaaagaacaAAGGCTTATGCATTTCACAACATATCCTGGAAAATGATATGACGGTGAATTATTTGTTGGTGTTTGTGTGAACACTACTCCCACAAGCTTGAGAAAAGCATCAGATACTTTACCCTGTCTAAAAACAACAACTGTTCAAACACTGTATGCTGAAAATACCTTGAGCTGGTTTAGAGTGTTAGCCTGTAATTAACAACAGTTATGTCAAACAGACAAAGCGACAGGAACAGCAATTTATTTTAGCACACTATTAAGCAAAAAAAAAACACGCCTTACCTGTTGTCTGTGGTAGCTTAATTGTAAAAGTCAGCACACCATGTAGCATATGTCTGCGTCTATCCCGGACTGACAGCAGATGAACCACACGGAGCAGACAGACCAGACAACTGACCTGATCCATCTGTCAACCTCTGAAAAGAAGGGGTGGTCTGCTCacagcccccctccccctccacccttcAACCCTTCCACTCCTCTCTAGTGCACCTGTTGACAGGTGAGGGCCACTCTGACAATGGCAGTGTGAATAATTCACACAGTGGCAGGAAGAGAGTCGACTTTCCACCCTGCCTGGTCAAAGTCACATACTGTACCAATGGAGATGGAAGTGATGGCGGTGGAGTGGTTCTTTATTGCATTCTTAGGAGCTAGTAACTCATGCATTTCACTGCACCCGCtagaacatctgctaaactgtgtatgcgaccaataaacgtttgatttgatttgaaagaggaggaagacatgGCACCGCATCAATAAACAACACTTTCGATAGTAAGGTCTACGTAGACTAGTCAATGACAGACACAGCAGCTGTCTGTTATCTTTACCAGCATCATTAAGTGTTGCACACGTGGTTACTTCAGCTACATTGTTATTCCACTCCTTGTAGATTAGACCTTATTTCACTCCGTGTCATTTAGAAGTCACATGCTTACTCTGTAAACCCAGCAGAGAGCAGGAGTATGCTGCTAGCTGCCTGGATCCTGGAGTCGGCTGCTCCTCTGCTCCATAAAGATGTGCTGTGCTGGATCCCCACAGCTAAACCCAGCCCAGCTATCAAGTGGAGGAAACATGATTGGAAAAGAGGTTCATTACTCAACCACTGTGAGCTGGGGCAAAACACCATGGGAGCAGATGAGTGCTGAATATCAAACCAGACTCTATCAGGGAAAACATGCAGACCACCCAGGAAATTCCTACCAGCGTGATCAGCAAGGATATTGTGTAATTGCAATTCATTTCACCATGACATTTAACCCATCTATTTTTGTATTTAGACTGAAGGCTGTTGTGCTGGCTTCCTGAGTGGGTTTCATTAAGAGACAAACACAGCAGATGGCAGCATTGCCACGTGGTAGCACTTGACTTGCAAAAAGAGGAAGACAAAGCAACTATAAATAAGCAATGGAAGACATTATTATGGCAATTCATAGATCTATACAAATAGGACTTTTGAGTAGAACTAGTATGATACAAAGCACTGCCCCAAAATGATTTGTTTTGAGAAAGAGAATAAATGTTTGGTTCAGAACAACCTTTTCTCCATGTACAGCAGTAGCTAAAGGAAACCAGTGAGTGCAGAAACAATAGTTACTCCTATACAATGTAAAGCGCTTCTATACCTAGATGCGATAAAAAAGCTATTCATGATTAATTCTCCATTAGCATTATAAAACAATTACTATTGCAATGGTTGCATCTTCTATTATGCAAACAAATACGAAGATGTTTTAATTTAAAGTAACTCAATGTATTACCACTGTCAaggttcccactgggcacagacgtcaattcaacatcacTTCCACGTTGGTTTaatgtcatttcattgaaatgacgaggaaacaatgttgattcaaccagtgtgtgcccagtgggttgatactgaaaacaaaaaacacaagACTGAAATCAACAACCTGTGTTTTCCAGTTATTGTGTTTTCCAGTTATTGTGTTTTCCAGTTATTGTGTTTTCCAGTTATTGTGTTTTTCCAGTTATTGTGTTTTCCAGTTATTGTGTTTTCCAGCTGTTGTTTAATCTAGATGTTGTTTTCCAGTTGTTGTTTTTTCCAGTTGTTGTTTAATCTAGTTGTTGTTTTCCAGTTGTTGTTTTTTCCAGTTGTTGTTTTTTCCAGTTGTTGTTTAATCTAGTTGTTGTTTTCCAGTTGTTGTGCTTTCCAGTTGTTGTGTTTtcaagttgttgttgttttccagTTGTTGTTGTTCTCCAGTTGGTGATTTCCAGTTGTTGTTTGTTCCAGTTGTTGTGTTTTCCAGTTGTTGTTTGTtccagttgttgttgttttccagTTGTTGTGTCTtccagttgttgttgttttccagTTGTTGTGTTTTCCAGTTGTTGTTTGTTCCAGTTGTTGTTTGTtccag from Oncorhynchus kisutch isolate 150728-3 linkage group LG26, Okis_V2, whole genome shotgun sequence carries:
- the LOC109870755 gene encoding reticulon-4 receptor-like 2, whose product is MTACYDGCSCLTDIKYINCSGGNLTTPLRNVPHNTEYLDLSRNLLTVVQAGSFGTLWSLRVLLLKENNLSHVDDGAFSSLQGLRRLDLSGNHLSALGPGFSLGLESLTELLLDHNHLTVLESGTFHSLDSLQKLDLSSNLISTVKPRALGYLTGLRQLHLEGNHLTSLGSGLFSTLRSLEVLGLRGNLISSTEPGVFAPMSSLTLLDLALNRLSTLGYRTLLSIHTPSLHVLLEGNPWHCDCDLQRVFRKLSSIHRVFLDDYQELRCSQPTELQGRSMGEVDDELCVGETVTVLILTVTVVITVVAAIIMAEKNKKNSVAKNWEESVGLDTYCDNYN